Proteins co-encoded in one Zerene cesonia ecotype Mississippi chromosome 3, Zerene_cesonia_1.1, whole genome shotgun sequence genomic window:
- the LOC119839387 gene encoding mannan-binding lectin serine protease 2-like: MFYFQHCLLFSNLLSYLGLRPSCLCRCGIVNSGRYSLLDKIRGVDPIPPNPMPWLVFIHANDSIIPGTLISNRHVLTAASRVYALSPSMAFVQIGSNNFCNNNGLNYSVEAIRIPSGYTPSGGDSDLALLRLANEVSFNQYISPICLPLNCMYICLSLFLFVNCITYHSPRSYCPISHVSHLF; the protein is encoded by the exons atgttttattttcagcaCTGTTTACTTTTCAGTAACTTATTGAGTTATTTAGGATTGCGACCGTCTTGCTTATGTC gatGTGGAATTGTAAACAGTGGTCGTTATAGTCTGTTAGATAAAATCAGAGGAGTAGACCCTATTCCGCCTAACCCGATGCCGTGGTTGGTGTTTATCCATGCCAATGATTCGATTATACCTGGAACTTTAATATCCAATAGACACGTTTTAACAGCTGCATCTAGGGTATATGC TTTATCACCGTCCATGGCATTCGTACAGATAGGATCCAACAACTTCTGTAACAATAATGGATTAAATTATAGTGTGGAAGCAATTAGGATTCCTAGTGGATATACACCCAGTGGTGGAGATAGCGACTTGGCTTTATTGAGACTTGCTAATGAAGTTTCTTTTAATCAATACATATCGCCGATTTGTTTACCTTtgaattgtatgtatatttgtctctctttatttttgttcgtaAATTGTATCACCTATCATAGCCCGAGATCCTACTGTCCGATTTCCCACGtatctcatttattttaa